In the genome of Dermatobacter hominis, the window CGACCCCCGGATCGCCGGCGTCACCGTCCACCTGCGGAAGCTGCGCCCGCCGGTGCCGCACGACCTCGCCACGAGCGGTGTCCGGGTGCACCGGACCCGTGCCGCGCTCGACGCCCCGGACCCCGACCAGCGGACCCCGTGAGCCCGCCGGCCGTCCGCACCTTCCTCGCGCTCGGGTCCAACCTGGGCGACCGTCGTCGCTACCTCGGCCAGGCGGTCGACTCGCTGCCCGACGTCGTCGCCGTGTCGCCTGTGTACGAGACCGATCCGATCGGCGGCCCCGGCGGCCAGGACGCCTACCTCAACATCGTCGTGGAGCTCTCGACGACGATCGCCCCGAGGGCCCTGCTGTCGATCTGCCACCGGATCGAGGCCAACGCCGAGCGCGTGCGGGCCGAGCGCTGGGGGCCGCGGACGCTCGACGTCGACATCATCTGGATGGACGGGGTGACGATGGACGACGAGTCGCTCACGATCCCGCACCCCCGCTGGAAGGACCGCCGGTTCGTGCTGGCGCCGCTGCGGGACCTGGCGCCCGACCTCGTGTCCGAGCGGGAGCTGCAGCTGTCGGACGGGATCGTCCGCCGCGTCGAGGACCTCTGACCGTGCCCCCCACCCCGCGAGCGGGCGGCGTGGCAGAAGGTCGGCGGGTCAGGATCGTCGGCGCGGGCCGGGCCGGCGGGTCGTTCGCGCTGGCGCTCGGCGACGTGGGCTGGCAGGTCGAGCTGCAGCTGCGGGGCGTGCCGTTGGCACCGGCCGCGCACGACGTCGACCTCCTCCTGCTGTGCGTGCCCGACGCCGCCGTCGCGGCGGTGGCCGCCGAGGTCGAACCCGACCCGGCCGCGGTCGTGGCCCACTGCGCGGGGTCGCTGTCGCTCGACGTCCTGGCGGGCCACGACCGGCGGGCGTCAGTGCACCCGCTCGTGTCGCTGCCGTCGCCACCGGTCGGCGCGGCCCGGCTCCGCACGGCGTGGTTCGGCGTCGCCGGCGACCCTCTCGCGCTCGAGGTCGTCCGGGACCTCGGCGGCCGGGCGGTGGAGCCCCGCGACGACCGGCGCGCCGAGTACCACGCCGCCGCCGTGATCGCCTCGAACCACCTCGTCGCCCTGCTCGGCCAGGTCGAGCGGGTGGCGGCCGAGGCGGGCATGCCGCTCGAGCCGTACCTGGAGCTCGCCGCCGGCAGCCTCGACAACGTGCGGGAGATGGGGCCGACCGCGGCGCTGACCGGGCCGGTGGCCCGCGGCGACTGGGACACGGTCCGGGCCCACCTCGCCGCGCTGGCGCCCGACGAGCGCGCCGCGTACGAGGTGCTCGCCCGCGCCGCGGCCCGCCTCGCCGACCGCGACGTCCCCGACCTCTGACCGTCCGTCCGCACGGCGTCCTCCGACCGTGCCGTCCGCTCCCCTGCACCGGCGATCGGCGGTGAGGGACCCGGCGGGCCGGGGGGTGGGTGCCGGCTGGGTAGCGTGACCGCCGTGATCAGGACCGTCACGACGGCTGCCGAGCTCCGGGCCGTGCTCGACGCCGAGCGGTCGGCCGGCCGCACGGTCGGCTTCGTGCCGACGATGGGCTACCTCCACGACGGGCACGCGTCGCTCATCCGGGCCGCGGCCGCAGCCGACGACGTGGTGGTCACGTCGATCTTCGTCAACCCGCTGCAGTTCGCCCCCTCCGAGGACCTGGCCGCGTACCCCCGCGACCTCGACGGCGACCGCCGGGTGGCCGAGGCCGCGGGCGGCGCGCTCGTCTTCGCCCCGACCGAGGACGAGATGTACCCGGGCGGCCGCGGCGCGGTGCTCACGACGGTCGCCGTGCCGGCCCTCGCGGGCGTGATGGAGGGCGAGTCCCGCCCCACCCACTTCGCCGGCGTCTGCACGGTCGTGGCCAAGCTGTTCCACCTGGTCGGGCCGTGCCGGGCCTGGTTCGGCGAGAAGGACTACCAGCAGCTCGCGATCCTCCGCCGGATGGCCATCGACCTGTCGTTCCCCGTCGACGTGGTCGGCGCGCCGACCGTGCGCGAGCCCGACGGGCTCGCCCTCTCGAGCCGCAACGTGTACCTGACCGCCGAGGAGCGCGAGGTCGCACCGGTGCTGCAGCGGGCGCTGCAGGCCGGGGCCGCCGCGATCGCCGGCGGCGAGACGGACGCCGACGTCGTGCGCCGGACCATGGCCGCAGTCGTCGACGCCGCACCGCTCGGGGCGCTGGACTACGTCGAGGTGGCCGACGCCGACACGCTCGAGCCGCTCGAGGTGGCCCGACCCGACGCCCGCCTCTTCGGCGCCGTGCGCTTCGGTCGCGCCCGCCTCATCGACAACATCGCCGCGAGCGGCACGGGCGCCGGCGCGGCCGGTCCGAGCTCGACCGGATCCGACGGGGGGAGCGCGACGTGAGCGACGAGCTGGACCTGCTGGTCCTCGGCAGCGGGGTCGCCGGACTGTCGGCCGCCGTGCGCGCCGCGAGCGAGCACGGCCTCCGCACCGGGGTGCTGACGAAGGGCCTGCTCGAGCAGACCACGACCCGCTGGGCCCAGGGCGGCGTCGCCGCCGCGCTGACGGGCGACGCCGAGGAGGTCGACCTGCACCTGGCCGACACGCTGGCCGCCGGCGCCGGGCTCTGCGACCTCGACGCCGTGCGCGTGCTCGTCGACGAGGGCCCGCGGCGCGTCGAGGAGCTGATCGGCCTGGGGGCGGAGTTCGACCGCGACGAGCGCGGCAACCTCGACCTGGCGCGCGAGGGCGGCCACTCGGTCGCCCGCGTCGTCCACGCGGGCTCGGCGACGGGGGCCGAGGTCGAGCGGGCGCTGGTCGCGGCGGTCCGGAGCACGGCCGCGGCGGTGCTCGAGCACACCTTCGCCCACGACCTGATCCTCGAGGACGGGCGCTGCGTCGGCGTGCGCGCCCACGGCCCCGACGGGCCGACGGAGGTGCGGACCCGGCACCTGCTCCTGGCCACCGGGGGCGCCGGCCAGCTGTTCGCGGTGACGACGAACCCGCCCGAGGCCACCGGGGACGGCGTGGCCATGGCGCTGCGGGCCGGCGTGGCGATCGCGGACCTCGAGTTCTTCCAGTTCCACCCGACCGCGCTGGCGCTGCCGAGCATGCCGCGGCCGCTGCTGTCGGAGGCGCTCCGCGGCCACGGCGCGCTGCTGCGCGACCGGGACGGCGAGCGCTTCGTCGACGAGCTGCTGCCGCGGGACGTCGTGTCACGGGCGATCCTCGCCAAGATGCTCGAGCAGGGCACCGACCACGTGTGGCTCGACGCCACGGGCCTCGACCACTTCGACGCCCGCTTCCCCAACATCGCCGCCTCGCTCGCCGCGGCCGGCCTGGACGCGTCGGTCGACCTCCTGCCGGTGGCGCCCGCCGCCCACCACCAGTGCGGCGGCATCGTGACCGACCTGTCGGGCGCGACCACGCTGCCCGGGCTGTGGGGCGCGGGCGAGACGACCTGCACCGGCGTCCACGGCGCCAACCGCCTGGCGTCGAACTCGCTGCTCGAGGGCATGGTGTTCGGGCCGAGGGCGGTCGAGGCCATCGCCGCCGGCGTGGACGGTCCGTCGGCCACGGGGGCGATGCGCTGCGTGCTCGGGTTCCCCGGCGAGGAGCCCGACGAGGACTCGCTCGACATCCCGGGCGTGCCGCTCGCAGTGCCGCCGCCGCCGGCGGCCGGCCCGGCGGGAGCCGATGGTGCGGGAGCCGATGGTGCGACACCGCTCGACGCCGCGGCGGTGCGGGCCGAGGTCCAGCACGCCATGTCGATGTGGGCCGGGGTCGTGCGGTCCGAGGGCGGCCTCGCCGAGTGCGCGGCGCTGCTCGACCGGACCGTCGCCGCGCTCCCGGACCGCCCGACCGACGCCGCCACCGCCGAGGTGCGGAACCTGGCCGAGATCGGTCGGGTGCTCGTCGCCGCCGCCCGGGCCCGGACCGAGTCGCGGGGCACCCACGCCCGCCTCGACTTCCCCGAGATCGACCCGGCCCAGCGCCACCGGCAGGTCGTCGGCGGCCCCTGACGGGCGGGCTGCGCCCGATGATGAGCGGCGAGCGCCGGGGATGGCAGGCTCTGGCCATGACCACCGCCCCGGACCCCGGCTACCTGCAGCCGCCGCACCACGAGGTCGTCGACGCCGTCCGCCGCGCCCTGGCCGAGGACCTCGCGCCGCTCGGCGACCTCACCGCCACGCTGGTCCCGCCGGTGCTGGGCGAGGCGCGGTTCGTCGCCCGCACCGACGGCGTGCTGGCCGGCACCGCGTGCGGGACCGAGACGTGGGCGCAGCTCGACCCGGCGGTCGAGGTCGACTGGGCGCTCGACGACGGCGCCCGCCTCCGGGCCGGCGACGTGATCGGCGTCGTCCGCGGCCCGTTCCGGTCGATCCTGACGGGGGAGCGCACCGCCCTGAACTTCCTCGGCCTCCTCTCCGGCATCGCCACGCTCACGGCGGCGTACGTCGACGCCGCCGCGGCCGGTGGCGACGCCAGGGTCTGGGACACCCGCAAGACCATCCCCGGCCTCCGCTCGCTGTCCAAGGCCGCCGTGCGGGCCGGGGGCGGGCGCAACCACCGCGGGAACCTGTCGGACTGGATGCTCATCAAGGACAACCACCTGGGCGGCATCGGCATCACGCAGGCCGTGGCGACGGCGCGGGACCGCTGGCCCGGGCGCACGGTCCACGTCGAGTGCGACTCGCTCGAGCAGTGCGTCGAGGCGCTCGAGGCCGGGGCCGACGCCATCCTGCTCGACAACATGAGCCCCGAGGAGGCCCGGGCCTGCGTCGCCGCCGCCCAGGTCCGCCAGGGTGGCGGTGCTGGTGGAGGGGCGGCCCGCCGGACGCTGCTCGAGGTGTCGGGCGAGGTCACGCTCGAGACGATCGGCGAGTACGCGGCCACCGGCGTCGACATGATCTCGGTCGGCCGGATGACCAAGTCGGCGCCCACGCTCGACATCGGCCTCGACCTCGTCTGACCCCCGCCCTCCCCCGCGCACGCCCGCTCTGTTCCACGTTTTCGACGTCACAGCGTCGAAAAGGTGGAACAGAGCCGGCCCGGGGTGGGCCCGCGGCGCTCGGGCGGCGGCAAGGTTCTGGCCCGCCGGGCGGTGGCGGGCCATCCTTGAGCCCACCAGCCTCACCCGCCACGCCCACCGCCGCCCCACACCGAGCGGAGCGCGGACCATCCGCCGCGACTCCCACGTCTCCCAGAGGAACCCGCAGTGCTGCTCGTCATCGACGCCGGCAACACCCAGACCGTCGTCGGCCTGTACGACTCCGGCGACCGGAGCCACCAGCTGCTCGACCACTGGCGCCTGGCCACCAACGCCGAGCGCACCAGCGACGAGCTGCTGCTGCTCCTGCGCCAGCTGCTCGAGACCCGGGACCTCGACATCCGCTCCGACATCAAGGGCGTGGCGGTGTCGTCGGGCGTCCCGAGCATCACGTTCGAGCTGCGGCGCATGTGCGAGCGGTACCTCGACATCGAGCCGGTCGTCCTCGGCACCGGCGTGAAGACCGGCATGCCGGTGCTCTACGAGAACCCGCGCGAGGTCGGCGCCGACCGGATCGCCAACGCCGTCGGGGCCTACGACCTCTTCGGCGGTCCGACGATCGTCGTCGACTTCGGCACCGCCACCACCTTCGACGTGATCTCGGACAAGGGCGAGTACATGGGCGGGGCGATCGTCCCCGGCATCGAGATCTCGATGGACGCCCTGTTCGGCCGGGCCGCGGCGCTGCGGCGCGTCGAGCTCGTCGCGCCGCGCAGCGTGATCGGCCGCACCACGGTCGAGTCGATCCAGTCGGGCGCGGTGTACGGCTACTCGTCGCTCGTCGACGGGATGTGCGACCGCATCGAGGAGGTCATCGGCGAGGCGACGATCGTCGCCACCGGCGGCCTGGCGGGGCTGATCGCGCCGGTCACCACGTCGATCGAGCACGAGGAGCCCTGGCTGACCCTGCACGGCCTGCGGCTCATCTGGGAGAAGAACCAGTGAGCGCGGAGGAGGTCCCCGAGGTGCCGGCGGGCGAGGGCGTCGACCGGTCCGACGGCGAGGGGGAGGCGGCTCGTCGCCTCGAGGGCTGGGAGCAGCCCTACACGTTCGAGCCCGACGCCACCGCCGCGTCGATCGCCGCCGCGCACCCCGACCTCGAGCCGGGCACCGAGACCGGCGAGCGCGTGACGATCGCCGGCCGGCTGATGCTGCGACGGGTGCAGGGCAAGCTCGCCTTCGGGACGCTGGCGGACCGCACCGGCCGGATCCAGCTCTTCGCCCCGGCGGCGACCACGCCCGACTTCGAGGGCTTCGGCGAGCTCCACCTCGGCGACTGGATCGGCGTCAGCGGCGAGGTCATGACCACGCGCCGCGGCGAGCTGTCGGTCCGCGTCGACGAGTGGGTGCTGCTCGCACCGGCCCGGCGGCCGTTCCCCGACAAGTGGCACGGCATCAGCGACCAGGACATGCGCTTCCGCCAGCGCTACGTCGACCTCTGGGTCACCGACGAGGCCCGCCGCACGTTCGCCCTGCGCTCGCAGGTGCTGTCGCTGACCCGGCGGTTCATGGAGGACCGGGGCTACGTCGAGGTGGAGACGCCGGTCTTCCACCCGATCCCCGGCGGCGCGCTGGCGGCCCCGTTCACCACGCACCACAACGCTCTCGATGTCGACCTGTTCCTGCGGATCGCCCCGGAGCTGTACCTCAAGCGGCTGGTCGTCGGCGGCTTCGACAAGGTGTTCGAGGTGGCCCGGGTGTTCCGCAACGAGGGCATCTCGACGCGCCACAACCCCGAGTTCACGATGCTCGAGGCGTACGAGGCCTACGGCGACTACCACGTGCACATGGCGCTGACCGAGGAGCTGGTGGCCCACCTCGCCGAGGAGCTGACCGGCTCGACGACGGTGACCTACGACGGGCGCGACGTCGACCTGTCGGTGCCGTGGCGGCGCGCGTCGCTCGCCGAGCTCACGTCCGAGCAGGTCGGCGAGCCGATCTCGGTGCACACGCCGCTCGAGCGGCTGCGCGAGCTCTGCGACCTCCACGGCGTCCCGTGGAAGGACTCCTACGGGCCGGGCAAGCTGCTGCTCGAGCTGTACGAGAAGACGACCGAGCACACCCTCTGGGACCCCACGTTCGTCGTCGACTACCCGGCCGAGGTCTCGCCCCTCTCCCGCCGCCACCGCGACGACCCGGAGCTCGTCGAGCGCTTCGAGGCGATCGTCGTCGGCCGCGAGCTCTGCAACGGCTTCTCGGAGCTCACCGACCCCGACGACCAGCGGGAGCGCTTCGAGGACCAGGCCGCGCAGAAGGCGGCGGGCGACGAGGAGGCGATGGCGGTCGACCGCGACTACCTGCGGGCGCTCGAGTACGGCCTGCCCCCCACGGTCGGCCTCGGCATGGGCGTCGACCGCCTGGTCATGCTGCTGTCGGACACGCAGACCATCCGCGACGTCGTGCTGTTCCCGACGCTCCGCCCCGAGCAGTCCGGCAGCCCCGAGGAACCCAGCAGCCCCGAGCCGCCTGGATCGGACGGGGGCTGACGGTGGGGACGCTGTTCCTGGAGTTCCTGGGAGAGGGGTTCCAGGTCGAGCCCGGGGAGACCCTGACCTTCGGCCGCGCGGCCGACCTCGTGGTCGACGCGGAGAACCAGTACCTGCACCGCGTGCTCGGCTGCTTCGCCTCGCAGGGCGACGTCTGGTTCCTGCAGAACCTGGGGCGCTACATCACGCTGCGGATCATCGACCGCGACGGCCCGTCGCGCACCGAGCTGGCGCCCTCGGACCAGACCCCGATCGGCTTCGAGGAGTTCACGGTCGCGTTCGAGGCGGGGCCCTCGACCTACGAGATCGTCGGCGCGCTCGCCGAGCCGACACCGCTCGAGCTGGGCCGGTCCGTCGCGACCGACACGGTCGAGTTCGCCACGCTCAACCTCAACCACGAGCAGCTGCTGCTCGTGGCGGCGCTGGCCGAACCGCTGCTGCGGGGCCAGCCCGACTGGCAGTCGAAGCTGCCGGGCAACAAGGAGGTGGCACGCCGGCTCGAGTGGAGCGTCGCCAAGTTCAACCGGAAGCTCGACTACCTGTGCCGGCGGTTGGCCGAGCAGGGCGTCGAGGGCATGCAGGGCGGTTCGGGCACGCTGGCGACGACCCGGCGGGCCCGGCTGGTCCGCCACATGGTCGACCGGGGGCTCGTCACCGTCGCCGACCTCGACCAGCTGCCGCCCCGCCCCTGACCGGCGCACCCCGACCCGGCGACCCCGGGGGCCTGTCTTCTGCCGGCCGGAGGACTCCACCTACCCTGTGCGCCGTGGAGGCGCCGGACGGGCTCGTCATCCCGGGCGTGCAGCTCGAGGAGGTCATCGGTCGCGGCGCGTCGAGCGTCGTGTACCGCGGGACCCAGACGCGCTTCGACCGGCCGATCGCGGTCAAGGTGCTGCAGCTGCCGGGCCAGTCCGACCTGGTCGCCAAGCTGTTCCTGAACGAGTGCCGGACGCTCGGCCACCTGACGCCGCACCCCAACGTCGTGTCGGTGTTCGACGCCGGGTTCGTCGAGTCGACCGACGGCGAGCCGTCGCACCCGTTCCTCGTCATGGAGTACCTGCCGGGCGGCACGCTCGCCGACCGGGTGGCGGCGGACGGACCGTTGCCCGTGGACGAGGTCCTGCGGATCGGGGTGCAGCTCGCCGGCGGCCTGCACTCGGTCCACCTGCACGACATCGTCCACGGCGACATCAAGCCGCAGAACGTGCTGCGCAGCCGGACCGGCGAGGCCGCGCTCGCCGACTTCGGCATCGCCCGCCTCGCCTCGGCGGCGGGGGCCACGACCCGTGCGCCGCTGCTCACGCCGCTGCACGCCGCGCCCGAGCTGTTCGACGGCGGAGCGATGACCCCCCGCAGCGACGTGTACGAGCTGTGCTCGACGCTGTTCGAGCTGCTCGACGGCGATGCCGCGCTCGGGAGCGCCCACGAGAGCCCGCTGATCATCCTCGGCCGCATGGCCCGCGACGACCGCCGCACGCTCGACCGCGAGGTGGTGCCCGCGGCGGTGGCCGAGGTGATCGAGGCCGGCCTGGCGCCCGACCCGTCCGCCCGGCCGGCGAGCGCCGCCGTGCTGGGGGAGCAGCTGCAGGACGCGCAGCGGAGCCTCGACCTGCCCGTCACCCCGCTCGTGGTGATCGAGCCCCTGTCGACCGAGGGGGCGGAGCGCTCGGCGCAGGGGCCGACCGGCGCCGCCCCGGACGGCGCCGCCCCGGACGGCGCCGCCGCGGACGAGCCCGGTGCCGCCGCCGAGCTCCCGGGCCAGTCGGCCGTGACGCTGGCCCCGCCCCGGACCCGTCGTCGGCCGACGCCGGTGCTGGTCGCCGCCGTCGTCGTGCTCGTCG includes:
- the folK gene encoding 2-amino-4-hydroxy-6-hydroxymethyldihydropteridine diphosphokinase translates to MSPPAVRTFLALGSNLGDRRRYLGQAVDSLPDVVAVSPVYETDPIGGPGGQDAYLNIVVELSTTIAPRALLSICHRIEANAERVRAERWGPRTLDVDIIWMDGVTMDDESLTIPHPRWKDRRFVLAPLRDLAPDLVSERELQLSDGIVRRVEDL
- a CDS encoding DUF2520 domain-containing protein is translated as MAEGRRVRIVGAGRAGGSFALALGDVGWQVELQLRGVPLAPAAHDVDLLLLCVPDAAVAAVAAEVEPDPAAVVAHCAGSLSLDVLAGHDRRASVHPLVSLPSPPVGAARLRTAWFGVAGDPLALEVVRDLGGRAVEPRDDRRAEYHAAAVIASNHLVALLGQVERVAAEAGMPLEPYLELAAGSLDNVREMGPTAALTGPVARGDWDTVRAHLAALAPDERAAYEVLARAAARLADRDVPDL
- the panC gene encoding pantoate--beta-alanine ligase; the encoded protein is MRTVTTAAELRAVLDAERSAGRTVGFVPTMGYLHDGHASLIRAAAAADDVVVTSIFVNPLQFAPSEDLAAYPRDLDGDRRVAEAAGGALVFAPTEDEMYPGGRGAVLTTVAVPALAGVMEGESRPTHFAGVCTVVAKLFHLVGPCRAWFGEKDYQQLAILRRMAIDLSFPVDVVGAPTVREPDGLALSSRNVYLTAEEREVAPVLQRALQAGAAAIAGGETDADVVRRTMAAVVDAAPLGALDYVEVADADTLEPLEVARPDARLFGAVRFGRARLIDNIAASGTGAGAAGPSSTGSDGGSAT
- a CDS encoding L-aspartate oxidase; this translates as MSDELDLLVLGSGVAGLSAAVRAASEHGLRTGVLTKGLLEQTTTRWAQGGVAAALTGDAEEVDLHLADTLAAGAGLCDLDAVRVLVDEGPRRVEELIGLGAEFDRDERGNLDLAREGGHSVARVVHAGSATGAEVERALVAAVRSTAAAVLEHTFAHDLILEDGRCVGVRAHGPDGPTEVRTRHLLLATGGAGQLFAVTTNPPEATGDGVAMALRAGVAIADLEFFQFHPTALALPSMPRPLLSEALRGHGALLRDRDGERFVDELLPRDVVSRAILAKMLEQGTDHVWLDATGLDHFDARFPNIAASLAAAGLDASVDLLPVAPAAHHQCGGIVTDLSGATTLPGLWGAGETTCTGVHGANRLASNSLLEGMVFGPRAVEAIAAGVDGPSATGAMRCVLGFPGEEPDEDSLDIPGVPLAVPPPPAAGPAGADGAGADGATPLDAAAVRAEVQHAMSMWAGVVRSEGGLAECAALLDRTVAALPDRPTDAATAEVRNLAEIGRVLVAAARARTESRGTHARLDFPEIDPAQRHRQVVGGP
- the nadC gene encoding carboxylating nicotinate-nucleotide diphosphorylase: MTTAPDPGYLQPPHHEVVDAVRRALAEDLAPLGDLTATLVPPVLGEARFVARTDGVLAGTACGTETWAQLDPAVEVDWALDDGARLRAGDVIGVVRGPFRSILTGERTALNFLGLLSGIATLTAAYVDAAAAGGDARVWDTRKTIPGLRSLSKAAVRAGGGRNHRGNLSDWMLIKDNHLGGIGITQAVATARDRWPGRTVHVECDSLEQCVEALEAGADAILLDNMSPEEARACVAAAQVRQGGGAGGGAARRTLLEVSGEVTLETIGEYAATGVDMISVGRMTKSAPTLDIGLDLV
- a CDS encoding type III pantothenate kinase, with product MLLVIDAGNTQTVVGLYDSGDRSHQLLDHWRLATNAERTSDELLLLLRQLLETRDLDIRSDIKGVAVSSGVPSITFELRRMCERYLDIEPVVLGTGVKTGMPVLYENPREVGADRIANAVGAYDLFGGPTIVVDFGTATTFDVISDKGEYMGGAIVPGIEISMDALFGRAAALRRVELVAPRSVIGRTTVESIQSGAVYGYSSLVDGMCDRIEEVIGEATIVATGGLAGLIAPVTTSIEHEEPWLTLHGLRLIWEKNQ
- the lysS gene encoding lysine--tRNA ligase, whose amino-acid sequence is MSAEEVPEVPAGEGVDRSDGEGEAARRLEGWEQPYTFEPDATAASIAAAHPDLEPGTETGERVTIAGRLMLRRVQGKLAFGTLADRTGRIQLFAPAATTPDFEGFGELHLGDWIGVSGEVMTTRRGELSVRVDEWVLLAPARRPFPDKWHGISDQDMRFRQRYVDLWVTDEARRTFALRSQVLSLTRRFMEDRGYVEVETPVFHPIPGGALAAPFTTHHNALDVDLFLRIAPELYLKRLVVGGFDKVFEVARVFRNEGISTRHNPEFTMLEAYEAYGDYHVHMALTEELVAHLAEELTGSTTVTYDGRDVDLSVPWRRASLAELTSEQVGEPISVHTPLERLRELCDLHGVPWKDSYGPGKLLLELYEKTTEHTLWDPTFVVDYPAEVSPLSRRHRDDPELVERFEAIVVGRELCNGFSELTDPDDQRERFEDQAAQKAAGDEEAMAVDRDYLRALEYGLPPTVGLGMGVDRLVMLLSDTQTIRDVVLFPTLRPEQSGSPEEPSSPEPPGSDGG
- a CDS encoding serine/threonine-protein kinase; the encoded protein is MEAPDGLVIPGVQLEEVIGRGASSVVYRGTQTRFDRPIAVKVLQLPGQSDLVAKLFLNECRTLGHLTPHPNVVSVFDAGFVESTDGEPSHPFLVMEYLPGGTLADRVAADGPLPVDEVLRIGVQLAGGLHSVHLHDIVHGDIKPQNVLRSRTGEAALADFGIARLASAAGATTRAPLLTPLHAAPELFDGGAMTPRSDVYELCSTLFELLDGDAALGSAHESPLIILGRMARDDRRTLDREVVPAAVAEVIEAGLAPDPSARPASAAVLGEQLQDAQRSLDLPVTPLVVIEPLSTEGAERSAQGPTGAAPDGAAPDGAAADEPGAAAELPGQSAVTLAPPRTRRRPTPVLVAAVVVLVALAGALAVALAVRSDDGADVASAGPDASVEGQTTTSSWPEEVKGTEQAGLQPGTEYDVPEARDMSSVLATRLGEPNELFGRLGAGAVSFIYPSYMVEQLPARIRWQAFNPAHDSGCLGIVSWPLTIEGLWEKGANWPGHQAFVKVIEFGSERDAAEAFSVFSLEQGVTGSECTGFGPNPRPFDHDRIDVQHQAVDLGLPEGVRYNSWIGPPPAGITDVDSVTTAIVQHGDVLVLTAVTSGAQAVPTADLGGFLGEVIRRLDG